The window ataaattgaatataaatatcttcaactaattttttaattagtaatgaaatgttactaaaagaataaaattatatcctattttatcaattttatgataatatctatcattttaaaataaaaattctaatatattaaaacagaagtcatgacttcttttcatgtgtgatttttttagtttggaccattcctaaaaaatatcatatttcacataagttcattattatatcttttaatatctttatctttttatttgaaatacaaatgaatatatttaaaatgttttaacaaaatctttttaaaatcttcttagaatctttttaaatttaatttcaaaaattagttagttttaatttaaattatcataaaatataattagaaattaaaattgaatgtagtttttgtttatatacgaaaatttaaataaaatgaaattaattaatttcaaaaatacatttactaataatttttaaagattttgttagaaataaatatttatttctattttaattttttcaaatttgttttctaataaaataaaaatcatgattttttgatgagtgatatttttatttggaccatcatttaaattttatattaaatgtatatcaccaatgctaatatatataatatttttagctactttaatcataatatcttttatatcttttaattttttttaaaaaaaaattaaaattctaacaaatcttttgaaaaagattataataagatcttaattgtcataaattgaatataaatatcttcaactaattttgtaattagtaatgaaatgttactaaaaaaataaaattatatcctattttatcaattttatgataatatctatcattttaaaataaaaatgttatattgaacaaaatatgataaaattattttaaattgataagttaacatattttattttcataaatataaaatatatatgctaaaatataatatgctggtagaacgggttaatattagtaaactatataatacatgtataaaaatttaatttatcttaaactttttaatatacagtaatttattatataaaattaataaacattaaaaaataccTAAAagaatctagcgatttgaattacggatcatgattataataaattaaatacaaaattgttttcatatatattgtttcatgcattaaaaaaattagtttagcaatcaaatgcaaattcaataggacaaatatataataagcaacatatatatatatatatatatgtgatgattttaatttacagcatgaaaactataaaattattatatttggcataattatacaaacatttaaatatgtgagttacattaaaaatatataataattatgtaaaacaaatatctatatatatatatataaatgtgaaaatatatacccgcacggttgtgcgggtggaaatctagtgttttcttaaaatatacatatagatCAAATTTAGGAAGATGTTAATTGTATCCATATCTTCCTAAACTATAagttagggtttaaggttaacGACAGACGTCCaaatctctcttctctcttttttttaatatattaaagcCTAACTTCTTTACTATTTTCTAGCTCTGTTCTCTTCTCTTCGCTATCCTCTCGTCTCTCTTTCTTCCTTGGGTGTTCATGTCagaaacacaaaaataaacaataatggTGACCCCCAAACTCCCATGGGACTTGGAATCAGAAATACTTTCTAGGGTTCCTCCCACATCTGTAAAACGTTTGCAGTTAACTTGCAAACGATGGAACACTTTATTCAAAGATCAGAGATTTATCAACAATCACATGGGCAAAGCAACAACACAGATGGTCTTAAAGAAGGATGAATCGGCTTATTCATTCAGTTTAGATTTCCATGGACTACACAATAGGTATGATCAATTTATTACGATTACAGGAAAACTTCAGAGTCTGAAGGATTCAGAAGATGTCAAGATATCTAAAATCTTCCCTTGTGAAGGTTTATTGTTATGCACGACCAAAGACAAAAATCTCGTGGTTTGGAACCCTTGTACTGGTCAAACCAGGTGGATTCTATCCAACGGTTACGCCATGAACCATAAGTATTATCTAGGATACGGTAACAAGAACAAATCATGCGATAGCCTCAAACTCTTGAGGCTTAGCTATTATTATCACCAGAGGCTGAGAGTTAATACGTTTGAAATGTATGAGTTTAACTCTGATTCATGGAGAGCTTTTCATGACGATTCTGTTAATTGTGGAATATTGTCGCGTGGCGTGTCTTTAAAGGGAAATACTTACTGGTTACATTCAGATGATGAAGACGATGACGATCTGGTTAATTGTATTCTCAAATTTGATTTCAATACAGAGAGATTTGGACGTCTGTCTCTTCCTTTTCATAATGATGATAACGATGCGTGTGTAGTTCTATCAGTTGTCAGAGAAGAGAAACTTGCGTTGCTATTTCAGAGCTTTGCTACTTATAGTCCATCAGAGATGAAGATATGGGTGACCAACACTAAGGCTGATGAGGCCAAGGACTTGTTGTGGAGCTTGTTCTTAGTAGTGGATTACACTAAAGTTACAGAAGTCAGGACGAGGGTAATTAGTTTTTTGGTGGACGAGGAGAATAAAAGGGTCATGTGCTGTCTTGGAGACTATGTAGATGAAGACAAGACCATACTTTACGTTGCTGGAGAAGATATACATAAAATAGTCTATAGAGAGTACATCCCAGAGGTGAGAGACCTTGAGTACATCCCTAGTCCACGTCTCGTCAGTTATGTTCCAAGTTTGGTCCGAATTCCGTTAAAGCAAAGTAATCCTGATgggaaaagaaaaaatgattaGTTGATTATCAATTAGGGTTGTCTCTGTTTAGTTAATAAACATAGTagctggattttttttttttttcgtttctttttctatatagagtttttttctgaaaaaaatattgttttattgtggTCTTACTCaaatatctatcttattaaaactcaagtacaaaattggagtgtttggagacttgaataggacttttaaaaatttggagtgtttggaaacatggattgcagtcttttaaaaaaaaaaatatttttgtttgaaaacaacgatagtagtattaagaaaaaaagtaatgggcttatgttttttttttaaaattgaaagttatctaggccacttttaaaatataccaaaatgggtcaatctaattccctaaaattttttttctaaactaaccataaaacaaaatttaaactttatatacatatttcaaatcaaaataataattcaaat of the Brassica rapa cultivar Chiifu-401-42 chromosome A03, CAAS_Brap_v3.01, whole genome shotgun sequence genome contains:
- the LOC103859713 gene encoding putative F-box/kelch-repeat protein At3g17570, which gives rise to MVTPKLPWDLESEILSRVPPTSVKRLQLTCKRWNTLFKDQRFINNHMGKATTQMVLKKDESAYSFSLDFHGLHNRYDQFITITGKLQSLKDSEDVKISKIFPCEGLLLCTTKDKNLVVWNPCTGQTRWILSNGYAMNHKYYLGYGNKNKSCDSLKLLRLSYYYHQRLRVNTFEMYEFNSDSWRAFHDDSVNCGILSRGVSLKGNTYWLHSDDEDDDDLVNCILKFDFNTERFGRLSLPFHNDDNDACVVLSVVREEKLALLFQSFATYSPSEMKIWVTNTKADEAKDLLWSLFLVVDYTKVTEVRTRVISFLVDEENKRVMCCLGDYVDEDKTILYVAGEDIHKIVYREYIPEVRDLEYIPSPRLVSYVPSLVRIPLKQSNPDGKRKND